From the Syntrophorhabdaceae bacterium genome, one window contains:
- the tpiA gene encoding triose-phosphate isomerase, which yields MRGFMVAGNWKMNNTTKEAVLLARSIKDATPQVAGGDVVLAPPFTSLAAVNEIIKGSPVKLAAQNIFYEDKGAYTGEISPAMLKDAGCTYVIIGHSERRKYFHETDEAVNLKTKKSLSAGLKPIICVGETEDERTKQITEFVVGIQVKKALIGIESLDDVVIAYEPVWAIGTGKNATPMEAEEVHHFIRSVVGEKYSDAAGNVRILYGGSVTAENAGELMAMENIDGALVGGASLKSESFVAIIKSAMEKTR from the coding sequence ATGAGAGGCTTCATGGTTGCCGGCAACTGGAAGATGAACAATACCACGAAGGAAGCGGTCCTGCTTGCAAGGAGCATCAAAGACGCCACGCCTCAGGTTGCCGGAGGTGACGTGGTCCTTGCTCCGCCCTTCACTTCGCTCGCAGCTGTCAATGAAATCATCAAGGGTTCCCCGGTCAAGCTTGCGGCGCAGAATATCTTCTATGAAGATAAGGGCGCTTACACAGGCGAAATATCACCTGCCATGCTCAAGGACGCCGGCTGTACCTATGTGATCATCGGCCATTCGGAGAGGAGAAAATATTTCCATGAGACCGATGAGGCGGTGAATCTTAAGACAAAAAAGAGCTTGAGCGCGGGCTTGAAACCCATTATATGCGTGGGCGAGACCGAAGATGAGCGGACAAAACAGATTACCGAATTCGTTGTAGGCATCCAGGTGAAAAAAGCGCTCATCGGTATAGAAAGTCTCGATGATGTGGTCATAGCCTACGAACCTGTGTGGGCTATCGGCACCGGCAAGAACGCGACCCCCATGGAAGCCGAGGAAGTGCATCATTTCATACGCAGCGTGGTGGGGGAGAAGTATTCAGATGCCGCGGGTAACGTGAGAATACTCTACGGCGGCAGCGTGACCGCTGAAAATGCGGGAGAGCTCATGGCTATGGAAAACATTGATGGAGCGCTCGTTGGCGGAGCATCCTTGAAATCGGAGAGCTTTGTTGCTATAATAAAAAGCGCAATGGAGAAAACAAGATGA
- the secG gene encoding preprotein translocase subunit SecG, which produces MITVIAVVHILVAIALILIVLLQTGRGSEIGAAFGGGSSQTLFGSSGSSGFMTKLTTGAIIVFMLTSLSLAFIYGHRESTVRNVPVKAGENVPAAPAQPQPQK; this is translated from the coding sequence ATGATAACAGTAATCGCAGTGGTGCACATACTGGTTGCCATAGCCCTCATCCTGATCGTGCTTCTCCAGACGGGCAGGGGTTCCGAGATTGGGGCCGCCTTCGGAGGAGGATCAAGCCAGACGCTTTTCGGAAGTTCGGGATCGTCCGGGTTCATGACGAAACTTACTACGGGCGCGATCATCGTGTTTATGCTGACCAGTTTATCTCTGGCGTTCATTTACGGGCATAGAGAAAGCACCGTGAGAAATGTTCCCGTGAAAGCAGGAGAGAATGTGCCGGCGGCGCCGGCTCAGCCTCAGCCTCAGAAATAA
- a CDS encoding nuclear transport factor 2 family protein: protein MGLEELEARIRLLEERVTSQEKKLRTLEDIEEIERLQRAYGYYIEHWMAGEIIDLFSDGPDASLTLAAGTYLGKSRIKQYFEHYKNQNNEFMHQVMQLQGIIDVNPDGQTAKGQWYGFGAVAIPVEKGVIQEFFGGIYGVDYVKEGGIWKLKKLRFDQVFSCTPLRGWVKPERVVAAPDGPSASLLKADIPRTFSLRYPSGYIFPFHFKHPVTGKETSERAHNAAIDEQKKTS, encoded by the coding sequence ATGGGATTGGAGGAACTCGAGGCAAGGATCAGGCTTCTTGAAGAACGGGTCACGTCTCAAGAAAAAAAGCTTAGAACTTTAGAGGACATTGAAGAGATAGAGAGACTGCAGAGAGCATACGGCTACTATATAGAACATTGGATGGCCGGGGAGATAATCGATCTTTTCTCTGACGGACCCGATGCGTCATTGACGCTCGCTGCAGGCACATATCTCGGCAAGAGTCGGATCAAACAATATTTCGAACATTACAAGAACCAAAATAACGAATTCATGCATCAGGTGATGCAGCTTCAGGGCATCATCGACGTGAATCCGGACGGTCAAACGGCAAAGGGACAGTGGTATGGCTTCGGCGCAGTGGCCATACCTGTAGAGAAAGGAGTGATACAGGAGTTCTTTGGCGGGATATACGGTGTTGACTACGTGAAGGAGGGTGGCATATGGAAGCTTAAGAAACTCCGCTTCGATCAGGTGTTCAGCTGTACGCCGCTTAGAGGTTGGGTGAAACCGGAACGCGTGGTGGCGGCCCCGGACGGCCCGAGCGCCTCTCTGCTCAAGGCTGATATACCCCGCACCTTTAGCCTCCGTTACCCTTCGGGATATATCTTTCCCTTCCATTTCAAGCATCCCGTCACGGGCAAGGAAACGAGTGAGAGAGCACACAATGCGGCCATTGATGAGCAGAAGAAAACGAGCTGA